tttttttggttggtttgtttttcttcttttgtttatCAATACGCAGACTTGGAAATAACTTgctttacagattttttttttttttaattacgTGCCCTACAGATCTTGAAATCAGCTATAAATGATGCGTGCATCCATTTATCCCATTGTCTGTTCCAGCTCAGGAGACCTGGATGTGCGCTTGGGGTTTAGCCTGTGCATGGAGGAGCAGAACTTCCTGcggaaaaggaagaaatatgttgctgctgctctgaaaaagATTCTTAATTTGGAAGAGGATCTGAAAGAGCATGAGGCAAGCCAATACAGTCCCTGATAGCAACTGCTCTCGGGGGAACAAATtacaacaacaaataaaatcCCAGCTTAATTAGTCCTGTTGATGTGGGCCAGGTTTGGTCATCTAGGGCCAGGCATGAGCAAGACAAGGTGTGGTCTGTTATGTAGCGGAGTGGAGGAGGCAGGATAATGTCTTTATGGATCCAAAAACTTTTCAACTGCTCCTCAAACAGTACATTCCTGTTTATTCTGGGTATTGTTCATGGGTCTCAGGAGGAAAATTTATAGTGGGCAGACATGGAACAGCTGGGGGATGCTGCCTGCAAAACAGAGGGCCTTAACACAGAGATAAGGTGGTAGCCATGGCATGTGTGTAAAGGGTTTTGAGAGGGAGAAACAAAAGTTTACACACGGATGTCTGAATAAAAATTCTTGGAGTGGTTTCTGCAGCATAATAGCTGTATTGTTGGGAAAAATAAGGAGTAGAATAAAACCATCAATCTGGTAAAGAAGAGTGGATCTTACAGCATCACTGAGTTGTAGAAGAAATATCTGATTGTAAGTTTAGCTGTATCACTCTTGACCCTGTTCCTGCCTCTGTAATTGAGTCATAAGCTTTGCAACCGCTGATGCATAACTGGGTTGCTGACACTCAGAAAAGTACAAATATACCAACAGCAAGAACACTCTTTAGCTGACAGTTAAAAATAGAGTGCTGTGGAAAATATGATTCAAAAATATTAGTTTGGATTTCAGAACAGAGAATAATACAGGAAACAAAGTTTTCAACAAagttgaaaaaaacatttttaaccatttttttttacaagctgTCTGAGAATTTCCTCACACAtagaaaactgttttctgaaagATCTAATTACTGTGGCTCTCCTATTCATggatttaatttcagaaatatggGAAAATATCCCCTCTACCTTATTAACTGACTTAtatttgaactgaaaaaaaatcattagagttttaacttttaaaaacatagGTTAGAAAATATAAACCCCAGAATATAATTTTTGGAGTTTATTCTGACTTTAGTTAAGATTATGagatttttctcattattattttataaaatttccTAGATTTAAGATCTTAAAGAGTTTACAGGTTGAAGAACATCTGTTGTCTCATTTTTCtgagcttttgtttttttcatagagcagGAGAATTATTTCCTTCATGTTCTATTCATTGACTTTGGAACACAGATTCCTTTAAGAAATTAGAAGCTAATACTTGAAAGGTATAAATAGATATTTTCCATGGGGTGTGTAAGCATCCACACTCTGGATGCTAACGAAAGCAAAGGGTGTACTAGATCAGGAAAAGATAAGGAGAAGAATAGTCTGTCTCTTCAATTACACTTGGATCATGGAGGGGGAAACCCTATCAATGACTGTGCTTCAGGACATAAAGTAATTAATGGCCTGGGGCCAGGAAGGCTTTGGTTATTGTGTGGTCTGGCTGATTGCAGGGTGCTGTGCATTCCTGTGTGACACTGGTCATTGTTAGAGGCAGAATCATGGATCCCTAACTTGCTCCAGTGTGgaaaatcctgtattttctctgaCAGCTTCTAATAAtacactttgaaaaaaaaattccagggtGATGAGGTTCATTTCCAGTTGTATGTTAAGTAAACACCTTCCCACCCCATCTGAGAGCCTTCCTTCTCACAGCAGTCAGGCGGTGGCGAAAAAGCCTTCAGCAGCAATCACATCCTTTTCATGCCAAGTAGCATCCCTGCTTGTATCAATGCCTTCGACCTGTTATCTGATTTCCACAGTAAGGGCTGTTTGTGTCTAATTTATGCACAGCTTTTGCTCCTTCTACCTTGATGTGTTGACCAGGTGCCAGTGGTGGCCATTACGACAACCGGGGGAGGAACGAGATCACTCACAGCGATGTACGGCAGCCTGCTGGGCCTCCAGAAACTCAACCTCTTAGACTGCATTTCCTACATCGGGGGTTTATCGGGTACCACATGGTGAGAATGACCCAAACAAGCTTTTTGTGTTCTCTGCTCAATACTGTTGACTCTGTACAATACTATTAGCTTATATGGCACTTAGCAAAGCAAAAGAATTTCCATTCTCCCCACAAGCTACTCTCTGTCCACCTggagcaaagaaacaaaacatacTGAGTAAGAGATCAACCACCACACTCATCAACTGCTTTTGTCACCACACTGACTCAGTTTATGCCTCATATCTTCATCTAAATGCTCTATTCCCTTTTCATATTTTATCAGTTATACCTTAGACTAAATACAATGAATTTGTCTTTAGACTGGAAATTGAAGATGGGAAGAAGAATTTATGCCTGCCATTTGCTGGTTATTCTCACTTCCATTTTGGATTTACAGTGCATCTCCCTCTGGTAAAAGATGTATTAGGTGCTAGAGGAATTAATATTGTCACAAAAGGCCAACAAATGATATCAAGTTACTGACCTTGGAGAGACTGCAGATATGGTGGCTTGTTGTGATGTGCTCTCTTCTCCCAGTGGGCATAGAGCAGATGATGTCATACTTAAAATAACTGAAGTATTTAATCAAGTAGGTTCTAGGTACCCCCACTCCTCTACACCTGTTTGGAagtggagaattttttttcactgagttGTGTGTCACTTTATGTAAGTCCAAACTTCAATGTAAGTCTAAACTTTCTTTTAACGTCTCTGTATGTATGTGGAGATCTGAATGTACCTGTCTGTGTTATGATTTTAAGGGGACAAGTAAGAATGGTCATATGAGGACATGCCCAAAACTGCCCAGTTTTCTTGCTGGCACAAGCCATTGGCAGATATATGGGAACAGATGCAGAACTAGAGCAGAGTAGTAGTGACTGCTCCCTGGAATACTCCCCACCCTCCAGGAAACAGATTTGATGAATACTTGTGGAACCTTTGAATTTAATAGCCTTGGGTCTtggtttcttttctcccttGAATTTCAAGATAATTTTTGAACCCCTATTAATACATCCAAACCAGGAAAGCTTGGAGGTTTTGTTTGCTCCTGAAATTATAGTATTTTAAGTGTGAACCCCATAAGAATTAAGAAACATGTTGCACATCGGTTTTCTGAAAGCAAACCACAGCATTACAcctctttcattattttctactAACATTTCTTCAGGACCATGGCCAACTTATATGAAGATGCTAATTGGTCACAAAAATATCTAGAGGATGCAATCAAGGAAGCTCGCAAGCAAGTAACCAAATCCAAGatctgctgtttttctttggaTTGTCTGAAGTACTATTACAATGACCTGATGGAGAGGACTAAAGAAGGACATAACACTTCTTTCATAGACCTTTGGGGTCTTGTCATTGAATCCATGCTACACGATAAGGTATTGCTCCTTTTTTCCACATAACTGCTGAGCTTATATAGCTGCattggagaagaaaataaatcctggaTGCCATTCACTAATACTGATGCAAATAATTAGTTTAGCAGTtgattatatattatatatttagaTCCATTATTAAAACACTGCTCTAGATGTAAAGAGAGGCTGACCTTGAAGTGAAGGAGCCATGTCATAACAGTTAAAGGTGttctttctccttaaaaaaagaagtaccctgaaaaaaatattttgaattgtaagtaaataattttggaCATAAAATAGTCTGACTAGAAGAGGCActtgaaaatttgaaataatttgcttCTCTAGCATAAATGAAGATATGCATTCATAAAGTGACCCAGGTATAGACTGCATATGGTTCACATAGTGAGAAAGACCATTTTCTAAATATGATACCAAGTTTTaagaaattttattaatttaaaaatagtgtaTCTTAAACAGTTTCCTTCTGGTTTAAGTTTGTACAATGAAGTCTTAAAATGTCATGTGCAATAGAATATATTCTTGAATATgcatatatttgtaaaataccTTAAAATATGATCAATTCTTTGCTAAGACCCAGCCAAGGAAAGAATTTTACCTTTCACTTAGCTGCGTGATTTTCCCtggaactgtatttttttttttcctggctgaaTCTACAATCAACTTCTCTGCATATCGCAAAATCTGAGAACTCATATAGGGTGTAGCTGCTTCTTATGGGATACTTGACAAATTTGGAATATCCCATGGCAGATATTTCAGAACAATCCAGTTACCTGGGAATGGAAAGGAGAACTTGAATAAGGCTGGCTAGGGCTGATAATTCATGTTATATTATTTGAAGTGCAAGTTGTTTTTCACCTCATTCCATTAACCCTTTTtaatcaaaaccagaaagacGAGCATAGACTCTCAGACCAGCGTCAGGCAGTGGATAATGGCCAGAATCCACTGCCCATCTATGTGGCCATCAACCTCAAGTCCAACTATAGTGCCCAGGCATTCAGAGGTAATGGTTATGGTTTAGATTTCTTAATAAATGTATAATTTAAATGTTCTAAACTAAGATGATATGGATATAAACAGATTTATTAATACTATAGTCTTTTCATGCCAATtgcaaataaaaccccaaataagTAATTAAATTTTCAGATAATAGTGaccaaaacttaaaaaaaaatccaaatgtgtTTCATGTTTAGAATTtgaattctttattttcctaaaagtgGAAACATAGTTATACCACAGAAGATGTCAAAGTCACACAGTTTATCCTGTCACAAAAATGAATGAAACAAATTCTAGATGGTTCCATGTGGTCTTATTTTgaacaattaaagaaaaaactttggATTTTTGGGTCCAATGTCAGGAAAATCACTATTTCCTCTACTATTAATTGTCACAGTATTTGTTTAACATGTACAGCTAAGTACATGGCACCAAGTGAATGCTAAGCTCTCTGTCACTAGAACCCTAAAGGAAACAAGTTATGCATGAGCAACACATAGTTTGGGGTAAGATTACCTCTATTAAGGGAATGCCTGTGGTTTCATTCAGACCAGGGCTTTTTTGCTGGAGGTTGCTGTATCACAGCCTAGAGCTGCCCTGCCACAGTGTGGAAGGACATCATGGCATCAGTACTGCTGGCAATACAGATACAGCCATGGCTGGTGAATGGCATGCTCTGAACTAGCCAGTGTCTTTCTCATTGCGTTTGCTTCCTGGAACTCCTCTGTTTAGTATCATCTAACACATTGTCTAACATGTTGCTTTTTCACGGTCTGGCTGCTGTTGCCATAGAGTGGCTGGAGTTCACTCCTTATGAAGTTGGTCTGCTGAAATACGGAGCATCTATTCGCGCAGAACACTTTGGAAGTCAATTCTTTATGGGAAGGATGGTGAAGAAGCTCTCAGAGACTCGGATCTGCTATATGCAAGGTGACTTGCCTTGGGGAAAGATGGTCTACTGGAGAGACAGCTGATATGGGTGAGAACATGGTCTGTGGTGGGTACCACTGGGAAGACACCGGCAGACAGGTTGAGCAGGTGTGACTTTACATTAGCAAGGATGTACTCACAAAGTATGCCCACAAAGGCATCTGTACAGACGGAAAGGAAGTATCCAATGGGAAGAACTGAAGGTATGTATCAATTAAGATTCTTCCGAGGCCACTCCATCAATCAGCTTCTATTCCTCTTTCACGTTATAGGCATGTGGAGCAGTATATTTTCCATAGATGCAATGTATGTCTGGAATTTGGCTGCTGATTCAGAAGATTTCTGGTGCAGATGGACCAGAGACAGAGTAAAAGATATAGGtgagattttaaatttttttgcacCCCTGGTATGTATTGCTTATGTTCTGTGAAGATGTCTAATACATAAAGAAATGCTGTCAAAGTCAGAGAGTAAAAGATgaggaaagagaagcaaagatgtcaactaagaatttttttctgcctgatttAAAACTAAATTGCGCTTCTTTGAAAAAGCTTTGTAAAAGCTGCACTTTTTCCTGAAGGTCATACAGACACAAAACCAGCCTCcatcagaaatataaaaataatatcgTATCAAAAACACATCTTACAATTGCTAAATTAGGATATGGTCCTCCTTGGCCAGTAATAACATGGGTAGAGAAAACAGATCTTGCAGAGGGCTGATTTCGCCACTGAACTACCCATGGGGAAAGCTTGCTCTTGCTGTTAATTGCACAGGGAACCTGTAGTGACTGGTCTCCTAACTTACTTGACACTGGGTGACACCGACATGCATTCTGAAGGTGTCCTATTGACAGGTCTCCCATATATTTTGGGACTGCTCTCTCCCCTCCACCACATGCTAGAGTAGAGGTGGACATCATTTGAGGAAGCTTAGAGTGGAAGGTGGTCCTTACTGCCTGTCAGCCTTACTGCCTGTCAGCTGGTCATTTAATTCACTGTCTAATGATGAATTTTATTTGGTGGCATAGACCTTAAGGGCTTATAACTATGTTTGATTAACTTTGGAGTGGGGGATGATGATGATACCTGTTGTTATTAGTcactcaattttttaaaatattggtcatttcagaaaattatcctaaacttaaaatttcttctttccatctTGCAGCAGAAGAGCCCTTTCTGTCTGTGAATCCCTATGAAGTAGACACGTGTCTATTCACTCCCTCAAGTGTCTTCTCCTCCACTCTGCGAGATGTCTTAACAGGACGTCCAACCATTGCACAGTATCCCAATTTTATCAGAGGCTTCCAGCTGCATAACAAATACCTGGAGAGTGAAGGATTTTCTACCTGGAAAGGCACAGTAAACCAGCATGCTTTTCAGTAATATTCTAAGAAGGTTTAGGTTTTCGAATTCGCTTAGGATTTCCAACAAAGAGGAGGAGCTGAGACTGACTTCTGAAATGCCACTTCTTCTTTTACAAATGGAAAACATGAAAGCCAGATTTAAACAGTATTTCAGTTTTGGTGGGGGGTGTTGAAGAGTGAAATTTTATCTGGTTGTCTGGGGATTATGTTCCTGTGGATAAAGTGAGCCCAGCCTAAGGTAGCAGGAGAGATCTCCCCTCTAGGGCTAAAGCAGCCTGTGGTGCCCaggaagggggaaggaaaaagcagTAGTATGTCACTTACTCctgtaaataaatacagctaGAGTGAGGGCAAAATTCTTGATTCTTTATTCCTCACCTTCCTTCAGAGGAGAAATCAGttcttgtgttttatttgtaGTAACGATAAATAATTATGTTTCAGACACAGTGATAGACTCCTTTCCAAATAAACTGATGGAAACAGCAGACAATGAGCTCTCCCTCGTTGATACTGGCTTTTTCATTAATACCAGCTACCCACCACTTTTGAGATCAAAGAGGGAGGTCGATGTCATCCTCCATTTGAATTACAGCGGAGGGTCCCAAACACTGGTAAGAAAAGCCATGGTATCTGAGATCTTTTTCCTTCATGGTCTTTTGGTCTCTACCAATTGTCAGGTAAAACACCTAACTTTTCAGTACTGGAATGTGAATTAGATTATTATCTAATTTATTATTTAGATCATTAGgcaatttatttctctgtaactAAGAAGGATATTAGAAGATGATAATGGATATAGGCATTTCAAAATCATCAAGGTCTTCACTGCAGTGGATCCAGTAGTTTTTAAAAACGGGTGGATTATATTATAAACTGATGGAGTGGTCTGAAACTCTGCTACTGATTTTGGTTATCCTTGTACTGAACAAATTACAAAGGCAATGGAAAGTCCTGAAAACACTTTAACAGACTAAATGAGAAAACCTGTCTTGGCCTTTATATCTCATACCACTCCTATGGAAATGTAGTGGCTAATGCCAGATTGAttcataatttgaaataatataATAGTGTTgcatatataataataatacaaaaataaacaaaggtTTATAGTAAATATAGCTGTTAAAGTTTTTTTATGAGGTCACAAGATATGTTGGTAAGTGTATTTATTAATAGGGAGTCATTATCAAGGAACACCAATTATGCAGAGGACAGAAAGATGGGGAAAGTGGTAAATAATAAAGAAGTCAAGACAATGATGCAGAGTAATCTGGACTGATGTGTTTCTTCTCCATTCTTGTAGTTTCTTTGCCTTCCCCTTCTCAACTTCTTTCAATGGAACCATAAAATCAGACCTCTGGGTTTTGGATTCATTTTCAAGTTCAGAGAAAGTgactgttttcttgttttgcctAAAGCAATGTGGAAAATAAGATAAGCTGCAATGTCTGGTGTGGTTATGATTGTTTCCAtctgaaatttaatattttgccAGAGGGATATTCAAACCTTAGAATATTCCTGTTAGCTGCTACAGTTTAAAATATCCAGGTCTCTGTACCAGTTTTGAttgtttataataattttatatatatatttttttttctttcatccagCCTCTGGATCAGATTGCGAAGTACTTCTCAGAGCAAGAAATTCCATTTCCCAAAATTGAGATAAGTGAGGAAGACAGGGAAAACTTG
The window above is part of the Vidua macroura isolate BioBank_ID:100142 chromosome 6, ASM2450914v1, whole genome shotgun sequence genome. Proteins encoded here:
- the LOC128808614 gene encoding cytosolic phospholipase A2 epsilon-like encodes the protein MGSNLSTSETFTSTSAPAVRTAPVSPFNLLTVKILRVRNARKADLLTLSDCYVTLWLPTASAEKVRTRTIRNSKNPVWNEAFCYKIDRRVKNVLELKVCDEDTVTRDDELCTVLFDIDKLTVGRTVRVKFQLNPQAREELEVEFTLQNTLDFPDGIITNGVLVAREVSCLEVRVDTGKLKQQSTNPELTFTVKGSHEGSQKILLDSGPSLHIIIFHCIINDQTRLDVILPEELAGGNGTEKSGVLSFPLNSLPLQKEVILEEDNSFHLCLTARKCSGDLDVRLGFSLCMEEQNFLRKRKKYVAAALKKILNLEEDLKEHEVPVVAITTTGGGTRSLTAMYGSLLGLQKLNLLDCISYIGGLSGTTWTMANLYEDANWSQKYLEDAIKEARKQVTKSKICCFSLDCLKYYYNDLMERTKEGHNTSFIDLWGLVIESMLHDKKDEHRLSDQRQAVDNGQNPLPIYVAINLKSNYSAQAFREWLEFTPYEVGLLKYGASIRAEHFGSQFFMGRMVKKLSETRICYMQGMWSSIFSIDAMYVWNLAADSEDFWCRWTRDRVKDIAEEPFLSVNPYEVDTCLFTPSSVFSSTLRDVLTGRPTIAQYPNFIRGFQLHNKYLESEGFSTWKDTVIDSFPNKLMETADNELSLVDTGFFINTSYPPLLRSKREVDVILHLNYSGGSQTLPLDQIAKYFSEQEIPFPKIEISEEDRENLKECYVFEEADSPQAPTVLFFPLVNDTFKKYKAPGVERSPEEMAEGKVDVSSILSPFTTREVCFSEENFDKLVKLTDYNVLNNEKLIIQALRLAVARRKQRNY